The DNA sequence tttatttatcaatccacAGTAGgtactatttctattgtttcttctaagcggtaacaaaatatgttgcttcttcatttcgcagattagttgtgaggtcaaatcctaaaaatatcaaagtatgagtaggtactactaattattattatatatcgcgattatgcaatttcaaaatattgtatttatttgtagccttaaatttctgagaaaacatgaaacaaaatataattaatttaaacatgcaattaaaattcatatattcactttgcaccttccgtaaattccacttaaatcgaaaattgtTCCAACCTTGCTGACATTCTAATGTCCCTTTTGCAGCTTCCAAttgcaaatttacaaaaatattgtaaagttttaacttctatttgtttataaaagtgacattaggaatacatttaatccagagacaatatgacggaataaggtgctacgaacagcagctcgcatctacgctgtcgactttgcggtaatgtatcgacatgcctcttggctacgaacgaagcgttttcgacagtacaattacgcaaaagcggtagtgtatgtagaatactTTTCGACACCAATATGGCTAGACCCCCTGGGCAAgtgaaatttgataatatCATTTTCCTCGCCTTCCACAGAGAAAAATAATTCCGGTAGTTAACCCCTTTGtggtttctttttatttttgtacccatagtttatttataatgtttaagcaataaaaaaaaattgaagacGTTAATAATTTGAAGCTACCGCTTGGAAGGAAAAGTTCTCAAGcctaacaataaattaattattatctctattaatattattatgagtTATGGAACATGTTTCCTATTGGCTACCACCCTTGTAGCGTTAAGGGTgcaatagtaatattttatgcaatagaactaactaaaattatcataaaaatttgCCTATTACATACAGTGCGTATGTCATAAAAGTTATGAGATATAACTTTcagtaaagtaaaaattttacagtAAATTTATCGCTATCGGCAAGTCCGGGACAAATTAGTAACAACATATTGATTTTTAGATTAAACTAAATTACCAAACTGTTACATTATTACTTGTGTGCATAGTATACCTATATATTCCCTTAAGTAGGTGCTTAAAACAAAGCCAAGAAATACCCTGATGACCCATCTTATCGTTAAGCTTAAGTGATGCGATGCAATACTTGGGAACCCTTATATCACATCGGTGCTAACTTCCAAGGCTCCATGACGTAACGTGTGAAAGTAGGTGAGTCTCGGCCCCTACTTGCCATCAGAAATTAGTTAGTAGTGAGTTACTTAATCACTGCAGACGTAAGTTTACACTAAAAGCAGTGTCTTAACAAGGTGAGTCATTTTCTTCcacatatgtattttaaagttatatgaAGGTACATCACCAAACTAACGAATATATTGAATTTATGAATAACACTTGTCACGAAACCAGTAAACcactataaacatatttaaaacaaaatatattaatgtatctAGGAATCTATGGGAAACTATTATCTCGTgtaatagttaattttatactttttatacCAAGCTTTCCGTATGTGATTTCGTTGTTTCCAAAAACGTGAGCGAGCTCTCACAGTTAATTTACTAACACAAGCttgatgaaatattatttagaatttatgcccattataaaataatcctAAACAGTGTCTTTGTCTTTTGCACTGagttctttttaaaaaaaaggtaatCAGCCTTCCGTGCCTAATagtgaaacaattattttcacCCCGGGCCGCGACCCGGAGTAATAGGCATTAAGACTATGGAGATTAGGATTTGTTCTGCTTTGCTTTTTTATCTCATTGATTAATTAGGTAAATGATTTATACATTACTTAAGTTAATTgcaattaactttaattattgtgatgttaacattattttatttaaattcattatttaatttgtttataattatagtacCTACTTATACGATAAGTCACGCGTGTAACTTTGTCATTGATATGATTTGGTAATACATATCTCTTTTacaaatatctaataaatagGTATTATAATGCCAATAATTAAGgctgaaaaatttatataatttatttatgtaatttccATGAGATAGGTATTTGCAACAAGCATAAAGTACACCCAGAGTTCTAGAAAAAcagtcaataataaaaacaaaaatactattGATGAGAacgacaatttttttacaacacATAACGTATCCATAAAGAAACAAGACAGCGGAGCTGCGATACATAGAGTTATATCAATTACGTTCATTGCATATATAATCCATACTGATACTGCTAAGGGACCGGGATTACTGGAAGTAGCTCCCAAAAACATAAGGGCACAGCCGATAGTCAGGAGCAAAGACGTCAATCCAATTGTTAGAAGTACACATTTCTTCACTGTGTCATCTACTGGACCTTTGGAATGTTGGAAAAGAAACGCTGTTACCGCCTTCTCTATTAGGCCGTATAGCACTATTCCAGTTAATCCAATGCCTCCCATTCCCAACCCGACCaaagatattaaataagttGCATGTTTTGCCGGGAACATACCAAAACAGCGGGTCACTTCTGGCATTTTTTCCATACtgtacttttataaaattaatgtgttacatattattaatacttggTCAATtcaactaataaataaatcatattagaAATATGTCGAAAATATTGGCATCTGACTTTTGTACAAAGAGTATGGTAGCCAAAGAATTAATCaatgaaataattacattataatagTGACTATACAGCTCCGCGCAGAGTGAGATTAATATAATACGACTATTATAGTTTAACTCCAGAACGGCGAACTCAGCCCTgctagtaattaatttatctaatgaccatttcaagaaaagaagaaTATAGCTTTAAAGGTTCCGATTGAATCTGTAGACCAAcagctagtattttaaaaatgggtGATTCGCTTGTCCATTGAATtagcattattttattagcagCACCACAAAAGTGTAATCCAGTGAAAAATATACGTAAGACAAGGCGGTATGGTCTAAACACTTTTGTCTGACTGGAAGgcgaataataattaaaatatatttactagatTCTTAACTAAAATAAGAATGTTTAATTAAGAATACCCTTAAAGATATGATCGTGTTGCCTGTTCTATGATTGTCGGAATGAAAGCATAGGATTCATAATATGTATCTAAAAGACACGTCATAATTACCTTTAAAATGTTGGTTAATACACTCTCTAGACGACGCTGTAAAttctctatttttttttcagaatgcATTCAACACTATTATTACTGTCGATATACACAATAGGAACGCTTGCTACTCCAGTAGATTATCCTATTAAAGTCGATCTTCCAGTATATGAAGATCCGGACGCATTTAAAGGGCCTTCTGATGTTCATCTAGCTGAACCCCTATTACCCGAAAATCATCCTGGAGTTGACACGCTACACAATAATAAACCTAATTTAGTGGATCATAAAATAGGAGCGGCAAACGATATACTCAATTACAAAACCCGAGtaagcaaatatttttgaatacgTGCTTTAAAGGACCTTTTACATTTTCTCTAAACAGATTAAAGAACAATTTCCACagcattaattaaattcatttaaatagaaaatgttaCGCTTAATAAGCCACAAGTGAGCTATTTAGatacaaataatttctttCATTTCCAGTTGGGATATGGAACTAAGATTGATGGTGCATTGCTGGAATCTGAAGGATTCGGAAGTAAAGTGCTTTCTGTCAACGAAGGCGTTCAGCATGTTGCCGCTGGTATTTTACAGGTACCAtaggataaaaatattttatttacactatcTGTCACACTATAAACAACTTcataaacaatacaaattatGTATTCAATTATGCGCCATAATTTTCCCAACCATAGGTCGAAAGTCAGTTATACTTGACCCAAAAAGTACATTACACATATGAATTGCTTTGtgcataatataaataaaagttcatATATACATTAGATAAACCATAAGTGAAGAATTAAAACGCTTTATATCAATGAcagatgtttttataatatttttatgcttTTAATAGCCGAAGCCGATAGTGGATACAATACGGGAAGAGGAGAAGTACGGAAATACAGgtgataaattttataacactGGTCGAGCCATTGTCGGCGGTGCGGAGCGGATATCGACCTTCATCAATTCATTGATTGCGGTGAGATTCAATATGGTTCTAATTGATGggtctataataaaaatattctttctaGTATTTAGTACATTTTTCAGCTTattcaaatgttaaatatagcCAACTACAAATCTGATCGCTTCCTTCCTTATGTCAAACTTATTGTAAAAGTCTCTAAACTGAATATTTTAAcagtttgattattattatttcagataCCAGGATCTCTGTTGAACACTATAACTCGATCCGCATCCGAAAAACTGAATCAATTTGGTGGAAAACTTGTTggtttatagataaatatttgttagaatctaattaaaaacttttaattagttatttaataattcattgtGATTTGTTATGTTACTTACGCACTTTAACTTaagatatttttcttatagcgGAAATGCAATGAAGcgatcataaataaaaatctaatcttaattaaatgataaattgtatttatagtaATACCCGATTTTTATCTCgcaattattttcaataattttgtgAAAGTTGCAATGAATgacgaaatatataatatgatacaaggtttcgtaaataaaaatcGCGCTTCGAAGTATAGAAGTGTCTAAATAAAGCGACAATACCCGTAACTGCATAGTTAAAGTGtgcttaaataataaaaacacaaaaacaacaaaataatcCATCAGTACCTAACGGTTTCCTGAATTTCTTTTATGTTTACTTAGCTCAACTGCATACTTCTTTCGTTTTGAATTTCGCGGTTTTGCTGAGTTCACTCTTAAATGATAAGAACCCACGAAAATCACCGCGAGCATAGTTCTACCAGAACTACATGGCCAATagggaaataaaaatttgttgtgGGCAATACTGCGGAAATTggattaaatgatcttgatactgtttaatttttatttatgtctttGGTATTAATGAACATGAAGTATATTAGTGATTTGTATAatgaatgttattatatatcagGTTCTTTAAATAGGAAAATgtcatgtaaaaataaaaaatcaattgtaaattactttatgtactaatttaatataaatcatttcaatcatataaataacttaaaacctcATTCAGCACTAGAAAATGATTCATAGAACCCCACTTGAATTTCATGTTCTTCATCAGATGATGAAGATAAAGAGGCATTTATTCTAAATTGATAACAAGCATTATCATTGCGTTCCTTAGACAATCTAATTCTTGAAACTCCCTCTCATAAAACTGAGTTCCATCACTCCTCCTTCACCGTGCAAAGTATCTTGCTATGGAATTCCTTACCTATTCATATCAGACGAGctgtctttaaatttattaaaacatctcCTTTTTGATCATATATTTTCTCTCTCGTGATTAgctacttttatatattaattgtgagtCAATTAACCTTAGGCTGAGCTTTTACATGTCTGTTTTGACATactattagtattatttttaccttATATTTTGAAGTAATTACCCCCCACCAATTTTGCGCTCCGGaaacagttatttaaataaaaaaatccaaacctACCCTAACCcgtattttttctattatttgttttgatttttttttttttgttattgttatttttttgttactttttctattttttacgACATGTAGTAGTGTtaaacgttttttattttgttcagtGTACTCGTATATAGATGTCACTCCAAGATAGTATGGGCCGACTGAAAATCGGTGGtgtttgtatttcttttatatacatgtgtgtgtgtgctttaatgaaataaaggTTTCTTCAtccatttttctttaaaaatattataaataaagagtaaaataatataaatatttacgaattagtcttttattattcaaacaattaatttagacatactattttcCTTGTTGAATTGGAATTAATATTTGGCCACTACTTTGATTGGGTACAAGCGTGATTACATTGCCTTGATTGCTATTCGACATTGACTGAATAGGTTGTTGAACCATTATCCCTGGCTGGTTTGACTGTAATTGCTGCCCGGGTTGCTGTACTAGAATGGTTTGTTTATCTGGTTGCTGGTCTGGTTTTTGGAGAAGAATTGTCTGTGGTCCTGTTGGCTGGGTCGGTTGCTGAACAAAGAAGGTTTGATGATTTGGTGGTCCAGTAACAAATATGGTTTGTGACTGGCCTGACTGTCCTTGTGGACTTTGAACAATAAATTGCTGTTGACAGTcgagctttatttatttattattaatagatttAGAAGGAACTCTAGCTaccataaaaatacatacatgcaTAAAAGATACACAGATACAGTACAAAGTACAAATTTAACATCTGTTATTTTATGACTCATtcttaactttttaaataagatctaaattaaattaaatatacctatatgtacataatatatgtttgtGCACATTATgcacataattttatcatattacatatttactacATTCGTACTTGCTGTGACTTGAAATTGCTGCGTACCTCATAAGCGAGAATGATATTGTGCTCCCTTGAACTCTCGCTTATCCAGGTTTGCCAGGTTGCGAACCTATCAGGCAGGCGATCAGGCAGATCCGAAAAGCTAGGCAGCAGCAGGCAGTGTGAAATCTCCTAATAATCTTTCCTAAAAAGTGACTTTATTTGCTTAAATCTAGGTCTTAGCGTCTTTCGCCGGGTCCGGGCGACAACTACTCCGGACATATCCACATGATATTTATGGACGAGTCGGAGCAAGTTCTAATACGTAAATaagtatgaaaattaaatgtaaaaagttaTGCAGTGTGTGCGAGGTCTAAGATACGTTTCTATACGATAGTTCGATACGACTACAAAAATTGggttatgaataatataaataaatcatacaGAAGACACAGTTAATACTACTGAAGTCTTGTCAAGTTTATCAAAATGAAACAAACCATCATTTTCTTCCAATTCGTCAGTAGATATGTCGTCATCTACACGACTTTGCTTTTTTTTCGCCTCACTTTCCGCTCTGAGTGCCTTGATATGATTTTCTAGTGTTTCAGGATCTGTCAATACATCGTCATCATTCCTCAACCGAACATATTCAATGGTAAGTTCTGGAGAGGGTGGTGCTTTGGAGTATACTTTTTCAGCAGTTTCTCGTTGTGGAGAATTCAGGGCTGTAAATAGCGACATAATAGaagtaaaaatttttttttaaatttcaatggCTTTTTCGATGCTAACGATTAAAGACAGAGTAAAAATGttggtggactcagtttccgcacttagactcTCACTAGTTGTGCGTacgatttaataatttagttaaattaagcCTGATAATAAATAGTTGAATTTGCTTAGACCATTGAGTTAGAAAATATACATTGATTACAAGTAGCTATCTACTAACgtctgttaaaaaaattagccTCCCCTTTGGGAGAGAGAGAGGAAAACCTTTGTTTCATTACGTCCATGGGCAGGTTAACACTTGATTTTTAGTGACCCGCATagtaatcaaattaaaacaaaacaaaaacacgTGACCACATTTCACCAATTCAAACCAAATATGGACGACGTTAGTGGaaattaaaactcaaaataagaAGTAACGCgcgttttcctttttaaaatcCGACATTATGTTAAATCTTTTCCCacgtttatatattaaagtttcaCGAAAATGATATAAACAGAAAATTCAATATTGGTGGATAATTCGGTGTGTGGTTTTCATCGTCTTCTAAGTTCCTCGCTCTTTCCAGAATGGAAGTCGACTTCagttcagccctgcgattctgtaactcacttcacgaactcacacagcggttttcgcatcggcggtctctctcaaatcagtcgtgaagcagtcattttatgatttggcattctgataaacaataaagtacaagctcctaccttttcagaatgccaaatcataaaatgactgcttcacgactgatttgagagagaccgccgatgcgaaaacagCTGTGTGAGtgcgtgaagtgagttacagaatcgcagggcaggacattttgtaatgagaaaaacGCGTCATTTAAAATTCAGTCAAAGTAAACTAATcacaaaacttaaattaaagatTCACTAAAATGCTTCTTATGATTATATTCCGCTGTTTCTCTTGATCACGgctagacatttttttaaagtaaacgACTACCTGTAGCAATTGAGTTGTGGAAATGTGTGTCACAGATCAATATATCTCATTAAAGACAAAGAAGTGTGCTCATAAAAATACGAGGGTAGACAAATTAGCAGTTACTACCTTATTTTGTATCATTTAATAGAATttgtgttttgaaaatttaatttgaattcttttatatttgcaCGTTTGTAAcgcgaaataaatattgtcttgtgcatcttaatattaattttacaatttactgaatttagtaataattcaAACTAATACAAATAGCATTATTACTTTTGCAAAGCGTTCCTATTTTTTATCAAGTTGCTATAAATGGTTTATGTTGCTAATCAAGagttctaaaataaattttgagaAGTGCAAATGACTCATACCcagaaaaaaacacaaaacaaaGGGCACAATGCCATTTGATccaatattattgtttaataagacTTAATTATGAAGAAATAATTGAAAGGAAATAGGACCGTGTCGGGTGTCTAGAGTCTCCTGTCCTCTCTTATCTTTGCAATAAATATATGGATGAGATTATTTAGGCACtccaacatatatttttaataacatatcgTCTTTTCTTCCTCCTCATATATTATCTGAATTCTGTTCTGTACCATAGAGTACCTatgaacataatataattacatCATAGTCAACGAAACATTacgtgcgttttccaattacagagcattatgcgactcagtgccgcacaatgccgcataatgctgaagcttaattggaacgtgaattagttatcaaatgcatcagcagagtgcgctaagtcagtgttgaaaaaaaaaatgttctgaatagagttagcaacctcattaatgtataaataatatggttaacaataataattggttgaaactttttacgcttattttaataatcaaattatttcattaacatttttttactgaaataagagaaaacctttaaagaatataaggttttaacaaactaaattaacagtaaaatatatagtttcatgtaagaagtttacatcatttacgttttgagtaattttttttaaatgatttctaaaaaaaatatatactttttcacaaccattgcaatgtttacaagagtaaaataaatttgaatataaaaaagtaactatttataccttcatccatacttatatttattttttttagcagtttgaaataactttaattattttcaaaatctacgacgaaacaaatttttcattaatacatcatatttactaacgaaaatttcgaaaaatgccaacttaaagaaaaacactggtcaattttctgtcactgtgttggtatttattgcgagaagcacgcgagagcattcgttttgagagtgctcaattgtgcgaagcgttgctgtagttggaacattcaacgttgagcattatgccgcataatgcgctctagtgctgtaattggaaaacgcactacATTTGCGATTGGatttgcaaattaattagttacTTAATTATTCGCATTACGGCCTAGCCTCTATCTTTTCACTTCTAAGAAAATTCCACaatcacaaaaataaacaacagagcatattataaaaaataaaaagatatatatatatatatatatatatatatagcttcTTACACaaaaactgatttaaattataatgggtgtagaaatttaaatgtataatgcCTTTGTATAAGTGAAATGTTTATGACTTGAGTCACACTTCCACAGACTCAGCAGAGTATTCTATTCTGTGTTCTTGAGTCTACTGTCTATACAACTATACTCTACGCTATGGGTTTTCGATTTTACAGGGGTTTTATTGTAAGCGATTTAATAGcatgaaattttgaaataggcattaaaattaaaaattttaaaacggagtattgtttgtttttaaactgttttatagtgaactaaaaataatgttttgtgtTTACTTAAATTCTACacccattataatttaaatcagtttttGTGTAAGAAGCTATACCTCTGTCTCAGAATAGGTGGACAGTATTGAAAGGTGTTGTGTGAAAAACTCATATAGACttagaaattgaaaaatttcgGGATATTTGTGTTACTGAGTAAGATGAGCTCATCTtaccataaatataaaatatagcagatatactatttaatttgTGCTTTACTACACTGGTGGATTGATGATACTCAACACGAAAATTTGCAAGGTGCGTATTCTGATGTTCTTGATGTTGTATTGATTTCGATAGTTTCTGTCAGGATTGAAATGTCAATGAGTGCAACATACGTATATACGTACCATTCccgtattatattattttgcagtttgagatttttatttgcaattaatactttgtatgaaaatttttacatattgaTTAATATATCATGCTAATAATCAACATCTTACCCTtgagtttaatatataaatcttttcAATTATTACTAATGGAGAAAAAACGTAATTGGAATCATAGTTTCCAATAATCTCAATTACCACATTGTAAACAGTGTATTTTGAATTACCTGAAATGACTAAGATTTCTGTAatggaaaattttaaatttgcatttttatttatcaattaaagttaataattgCATAATTTGtgcaaatcaaatcaaaattgatTTTGAGTTGGTAACCATGTACAGTGTTAAAAGCCAATCTAAAAATACACTTACTACCGGTTCCCCAAAACAAGGAAAAAAACCAGGTGAGAAGAACTGTTAATATACTCTTTGTAGTTGGTGGTTTACAAAGAAATTGTAAGAAACAGCAACTATTGatatatagtttattgttGAGCACCATGTTTCATTTTccacattaaaacaaaatgtctgtataataatataataaatgcctACCATCAGCAGGCAAAATAGTAGTATCAAGTTACATTatagtgaaaaaaaaacacaaacacAGGAAATcaagattaaaattaaaatgtattaagtgACTGGTTATAATTACCAATAATATAGACAAATTCAAGCAGAACCAGACACAACAAGTACCactatttttttctgtaataGAGAGAATGAGATTTATTTGTGTGGCATATGGATAAATAGGTATGGTTTATCAGAAAAACAAATTAGGTTCAGAAGTTCAGTACTTGTATTTCATGAGAATAAATAGTGAAAAGAATTTATCAGTGTAACATCTTCATGAGGTGGTAACTTTCTCCTATTCAAAAGATTATACATACACAAATTCTGATAGTATGCTGTATAATAGATGGTTTATGAAATGCACCTTCAATTTTGTGCACTAACCTGAGTAAGGATCATTTAGTAATATAACCTTtgctattttatatatttttataaagggAAGAAAGCCAAGACATTATCAGctgaacatttaaataaatttttaaatgtagagattaaataaagtagtgtATGCAACTTCCtataattaggtatttaaacactgtaatcttattttaaaactcgCCTGCAgctcgtttaaaaaaaaactacactcatattttaatgtatatatctCCTCTATAATATGACAGTTGCATGAACTAccaactataaataaataactttgttTATGGATAAAAACATACAGTTActagaaaatattgttttaatattgagtTGGTGATGGTATTgtaatttagtataaaagtaGTAAGGGTGTTTAGTAAATACTTTATGCAATAGTGGGAGTAATGTGTGCTCTACGTATTTACAAAAGAACTCGATTATATTTCCTGTTATTTAGTGCCaactgtaaatttttttttttctgcggttatttgcaatcagccctAAGGATATGAGCGAATTTtttctgtggtgctgtcatgtggagtgacttcccattggaagcatctactcatcCTCTGTCTAGACTCTAGAGCTACtgccggtcttctagctctagaatatggtgacgttttagtcgACTCACATACTGTCTAATGGTGAGTTGGCGAGCAAGTTCATCGGGTGACAGATTATCCGCTCTTTGTATTTAGCTGCCAGTCTCCGGATTGCCTCTTAGATAGTTCTCATTTTAAGGTGTTCGTGAACTTCGTTGTTGGTTATGTATCATGGTACTTTTGCGACTGCTCTTAGGATCTTGTTCTGTTGTCGCTGGAGTATATTTATGTTGGTATCACTTGCGCTGCCCTACAGTTGGAGGCCATATGTCCAAATGGGCTTTAGGAtgactttatatataagaagttTGTTATCTAGAGAAAGTCTTGAGTTTCTTCCTAGCATCCAGTAAAGGCTGTTGTACTTTAGCTGTAGCTCCTGCTTTTTACATTTGATGTGGTGCCTCCATGTTAATCCACGATCAATGTGTAAACCAAGATATCTTACATGGTCGCTGTGGGGCAGAATACATTGATCCAACTTTACAGGTGGGCAGTCTCCTCTTCTAAGGGTAAAGGTCACGTATACTGATTTCGCGGCACTAGcttttattttccatttttgCAGCCATTCGTTAACTTTGTCAAGGCCCTTCTGCAAGTCCTCTGATGCCAGTCCTGGGTCTTTATTGCTTGCTAATATAGCGGTGTCGTCTGCAAATGTTGCTGTGGTTATTCCTGGCATTAGCGGTAGGTCAGCAGTGTACAACGTGTAGAGCATGGGGCCGAGAACAGATCCTTGTGGTACCCATGGTATCAATGTTTTGAAATTCCGAAGTGGCGTCACCAACTgttaatttagaataaatcttattgattttttcaaatatttgcaaaaatACTGTTGGTTTTTGTTTtcatattatcattaataaagtttCATCTATTACAgacaaaaagaagaaaatggCTGTTAAGAAGCATCAATTGGTTCGCCAGAATCAAGATGAGGTGAATTTGACTACACTTGTAGAGTATATTCAACCAATTGTTGATAAACCTGTGTTTCTGCCACCTCCAAATGAGCTAATACAAAGTTGTGAAAATGTTGTGCAGTGTCTAAGTAAGTATaacactaaaattattatcgtTATACTATAGACTAGGAGTGTTCAATAAAAagtgttaattataaaatatcttattaaaTGTTACTTAATTTTTCGACG is a window from the Pieris napi chromosome Z, ilPieNapi1.2, whole genome shotgun sequence genome containing:
- the LOC125062262 gene encoding uncharacterized protein LOC125062262, which produces MEKMPEVTRCFGMFPAKHATYLISLVGLGMGGIGLTGIVLYGLIEKAVTAFLFQHSKGPVDDTVKKCVLLTIGLTSLLLTIGCALMFLGATSSNPGPLAVSVWIIYAMNVIDITLCIAAPLSCFFMDTLCVVKKLSFSSIVFLFLLLTVFLELWVYFMLVANTYLMEIT
- the LOC125062258 gene encoding uncharacterized protein LOC125062258 yields the protein MHSTLLLLSIYTIGTLATPVDYPIKVDLPVYEDPDAFKGPSDVHLAEPLLPENHPGVDTLHNNKPNLVDHKIGAANDILNYKTRLGYGTKIDGALLESEGFGSKVLSVNEGVQHVAAGILQPKPIVDTIREEEKYGNTGDKFYNTGRAIVGGAERISTFINSLIAIPGSLLNTITRSASEKLNQFGGKLVGL